Proteins encoded by one window of Lathyrus oleraceus cultivar Zhongwan6 chromosome 1, CAAS_Psat_ZW6_1.0, whole genome shotgun sequence:
- the LOC127115566 gene encoding uncharacterized protein LOC127115566: MRTGLKADVVYSFFDPEISGLKEMIALITPDHVGMFIEAYSGILKIVFRLTDSDRSAIHTLLQFYDTGLRCFVFPDYLLGPLMEDYASILGVQIRDQIPFCAIRGEPDILEISRALYLSPEVTKGGLKEKGKLPGFHLSFLEAKAKEHAAVSNWKTVCALIAASIYGTILFPNQKSFVDHNAIRLFIQRNPIPTLIGDVYYSVHNKNEKRRGGLIRCCAQLLYRWFMGYLPSRGAFASLDPIVKWSVRLMGLRAADIAWTHNGMAGRDFICSCGSLPNVPLIGVQGCINYNSVLLRRQMGLAVEGPPLGREIQESFYFPIEGNQAKLRQVLDEWRNIQRKGKVPFGKVNSRSFPLFDDWLQKRIEITHLPFPGGDPWCPMIEGPRSSVSMEEFLEMKRARDQLLAEKAELEMSVARIQMANQEIKVRMEDQDKKHALEAKRFEMDTAYYGKISQALASSTKEHDITKEKLARASKAIEDEKRRQILVRD, from the coding sequence atgaggaccggcttgaaGGCTGATGTTGtttacagtttctttgacccagagatcagtgggctaaaggagatgatagcattgattacgcccgaccatgtggggatgttcatAGAGGCATACAGTGGTATTCTGAAGATagttttcaggctcacagacagtgacaggagcgccattcatactcttctccagttctatgacacgggcttgagatgtttcgtgttcccggattatttgttaggacctctgatggaggactatgctagcatcctgggtgttcagatccgggatcagattcctttctgtgccattaggggagagcctgacatccttgagatttctcgtgctctttatttgagcccagaggtgaccaaggggggtttgaaggagaagggaaagctacccggttttcatttgagtttcttggaggctaaggccaaggaacatgctgctgtgagtaattggaagactgtctgtgccttgattgctgcgagcatttatgggaccatcttgtttcctaaccagaagagcttcgtggaccataatgctatcaggttgttcatacagaggaaccctattcctactctgataggagatgtctattattcggttcataacaagaacgagaagcggcgtgggggtttgatcagGTGTTGTGCCCAATTGCTGTAcagatggtttatggggtatttgccttcccggggtgcttttgcttctcttgatcctatagtcaagtggtcagtcaggttgatgggtttgcgggccgctgatatagcttggactcataacggtatggctggacgggatttcatatgcagttgtgggagtcttcccaatgtgcctcttataggagttcagggttgcattaattacaactcggtgcttcttaggagacagatggggcTTGCTGTTGAGGGTCCTCCTCTcggacgagagattcaggagtccttctacttcccgattgagggcaatcaggccaagttaagacaagtgttggatgagtggcgcaacattcagaggaagggaaaagttccttttggcaaggttaatagcaggtctttccctctatttgatgattggcttcaGAAGAGGATAgagatcacacatctaccatttcctggaggtgatccttggtgtcctatgattgagggtccgcgttcttctgtcagtatggaggaattcctcgagatgaagagagccagagatcagttgcttgcagagaaagctgaattggagatgagtgttgctcggattcagatggctaatcaggagatcaaagtgagGATGGAGGATCAGGATAAGAAACATGCCCTGGAAgcgaagcgctttgagatggatactgcttactatgggaagatcagccaagccttagcgtcatcgacaaaggagcacgacatcactaaggagaagctagccagagcttcaaaggccattgaggatgagaagagaaggcaaatcctcgtgagggaTTAG
- the LOC127115565 gene encoding alanine aminotransferase 1, mitochondrial, producing the protein MAFTSSLTSHFLSLPNKNPSLTPFQSQPFFFPTLHPKPLLSSPTSISTVASASSSKNPSSNNNPKQSRQDEVVEVEVEEELPWIQEKALDLVEFTGSVTQAIPGPRVGPTSLPWILAVPLGYAGLTFVIAFVKTVRKFSSPKAQRRKLVGKNALLCKSVDDLLQRGRDEVKVDDLKGIENKVLKCQYAVRGEIVTLAQNLQKDLLANPDAHSFDEIIYCNIGNPQSLGQQPITFFREVLALCDYPALLDKSETQGLFSADSIERAWQIVDQIPGRATGAYSHSQRC; encoded by the exons ATGGCTTTCACTTCTTCTCTCACTTCCCATTTTCTCTCTCTCCCAAACAAAAACCCATCCCTAACCCCTTTTCAATCTCAACCCTTCTTTTTCCCTACACTCCACCCAAAACCACTCTTATCATCACCTACTTCAATCTCAACCGTTGCTTCAGCGTCATCATCAAAAAACCCTTCCAGTAACAATAACCCTAAACAATCTAGACAAGATGAAGTTGTTGAGGTTGAAGTAGAAGAGGAACTTCCGTGGATTCAAGAAAAAGCTCTCGACCTCGTTGAGTTCACCGGTTCTGTTACCCAAGCGATTCCCGGTCCGAGAGTGGGTCCCACTTCGTTGCCGTGGATTCTCGCCGTTCCTCTTGGTTATGCTGGTCTCACTTTCGTTATCGCGTTTGTTAAAACCGTTAGGAAATTCAGTTCTCCCAAAGCACAACGCAGGAAATTG GTTGGTAAAAATGCGTTGTTGTGTAAGTCTGTTGATGATTTGTTACAAAGAGGACGAGATGAAGTTAAGGTTGATGATCTCAAAGGAATCGAAAATAAG GTTCTGAAATGTCAGTATGCTGTTCGAGGAGAGATTGTTACACTTGCTCAG AATTTGCAAAAAGATTTGCTGGCCAATCCAGACGCTCATTCTTTTGATGAG ATAATTTACTGCAACATTGGAAATCCTCAGTCTCTTGGCCAGCAGCCAATAACTTTTTTCCGAGAG GTTCTTGCATTATGTGACTATCCAGCTCTTTTGGACAAAAGTGAAACTCAGGGTTTGTTCAG TGCTGATTCAATAGAACGAGCTTGGCAGATTGTGGATCAGATTCCTGGGAGAGCAACGGGTGCCTATAGTCATAGTCAG aggtgttaa